Proteins from a single region of Streptococcus oralis:
- the nusG gene encoding transcription termination/antitermination protein NusG produces MDSFDKGWFVLQTYSGYENKVKENLLQRAQTYNMLDNILRVEIPTQTVQVEKNGKKKEIEENRFPGYVLVEMVMTDEAWFVVRNTPNVTGFVGSHGNRSKPTPLLEQEIRDILVSMGQTVQEFDIDVEVGQTVRIIDGAFADYTGKITEIDNNKVKMIISMFGNDTIAEVNLNQIAEL; encoded by the coding sequence ATGGATAGTTTTGACAAGGGATGGTTTGTTCTACAAACTTATTCTGGCTATGAAAATAAGGTAAAAGAAAATCTATTGCAACGTGCGCAAACATATAACATGTTGGATAATATTCTTCGCGTTGAGATTCCAACACAAACCGTGCAAGTTGAGAAAAATGGAAAGAAAAAGGAAATTGAAGAGAATCGCTTTCCAGGTTATGTCCTTGTAGAAATGGTCATGACCGATGAAGCATGGTTCGTCGTTCGAAACACACCTAACGTAACAGGATTCGTCGGCTCACACGGGAACAGATCAAAACCAACTCCACTATTGGAACAAGAAATTCGTGATATTCTGGTTTCAATGGGACAAACTGTTCAAGAGTTCGATATTGATGTTGAAGTTGGCCAGACAGTCCGCATCATTGATGGCGCTTTTGCAGACTACACAGGGAAAATTACTGAAATTGATAACAACAAAGTGAAGATGATTATCTCCATGTTTGGTAATGATACGATTGCAGAAGTGAATCTCAACCAAATTGCAGAATTATAA
- the secE gene encoding preprotein translocase subunit SecE, which translates to MGFIKDIFKLLKETTWPTRKESWRDFRSIMEYTAFFVVIIYIFDQLIVSGLIRFINIF; encoded by the coding sequence ATGGGTTTTATTAAGGATATTTTTAAACTTCTTAAAGAAACAACTTGGCCAACTCGCAAAGAAAGCTGGAGAGATTTTCGCTCTATTATGGAATACACAGCCTTCTTTGTGGTCATCATTTACATTTTTGACCAGTTGATTGTTTCAGGTTTGATTCGATTTATTAACATTTTTTAG
- the rpmG gene encoding 50S ribosomal protein L33 translates to MALKKASLACAVCGSRNYSIKISGNPKPTRLEVNKFCKHCGKYTTHRETR, encoded by the coding sequence ATGGCACTAAAAAAAGCAAGCCTAGCTTGTGCAGTTTGTGGTTCAAGGAATTACTCAATCAAAATTAGTGGGAACCCCAAGCCAACACGACTAGAAGTAAATAAATTTTGTAAACATTGTGGAAAATATACGACACATAGAGAAACGAGATAG
- the pbp2a gene encoding penicillin-binding protein PBP2A, with the protein MKLDKLFEKFLSLFKKETNESAESDSTSMRRSRSDRKKMSQVGLIRKFWRRYHLTKIVIILGLSAGLLVGTYLFAIAKSTNVNDLQNALKTRTLIFDREEKEAGALSGQKGTYVELTDISKDLQNAVVATEDRSFYKNDGINYGRFFLAILTAGRSGGGSTITQQLAKNAYLSQDQTVERKAKEFFLALELTKKYSKEQILTMYLNNAYFGNGVWGVEDASKKYFGVSASQLTLDQAATLAGMLKGPELYNPLNSVETSTNRRDTVLQNMVAAGYIDKNQETEAAGVDMASQLQDKYEGKVSDYRYPSYFDAVVNEAVSKYNLTEEEIVNNGYRIYTELDQNYQANMQVIYENTSLFPTAEDGTHAESGSVALEPKTGGVRGVVGRVAGDDKPGFRNFNYATQSKRSPGSTIKPLVVYTPAVEAGWALNKQLDNHTMQYNSYQVDNYAGIKTSPEVPMYQALAESLNLPAVATVNELGIDKAFEAGERFGLNMEKVDRVLGVALGGGVETNPLQMAQAYAAFANGGLMPEAHFITRIENASGQVIKSHKNSQKRVIDKSVADKMTSMMLGTFTNGTGISSSPADYVMAGKTGTTEAVFNPEYTSDQWVIGYTPDVVISHWLGFPTTDENHYLAGSTSNGAAHVFRSMANTILPYTPGSTFTVENAYKQNGIEPENTKKQVVENETNQSEDPIGDIRSRAQNLVDEAGRAISEAKIKEKAQTIWDSILNLFR; encoded by the coding sequence ATGAAATTAGATAAATTATTTGAGAAGTTTCTTTCTCTCTTTAAAAAAGAAACGAATGAATCAGCGGAGTCTGATTCGACTAGCATGCGTCGTTCTCGGAGCGATAGAAAAAAAATGTCACAAGTAGGGCTAATTCGGAAATTTTGGCGTCGTTATCATCTGACAAAGATTGTCATCATTTTAGGGTTAAGCGCTGGCTTACTTGTGGGAACCTACCTATTTGCGATAGCCAAGTCTACCAATGTCAATGACTTGCAAAATGCCTTGAAAACGCGAACTCTGATTTTTGACCGCGAAGAAAAAGAGGCAGGAGCCCTATCAGGTCAAAAGGGGACCTATGTTGAACTGACAGATATCAGTAAAGACTTGCAAAATGCTGTTGTCGCGACAGAGGACCGTTCATTTTATAAAAATGATGGGATTAACTACGGTCGTTTCTTTCTAGCTATCCTTACAGCGGGTCGTTCTGGAGGGGGGTCCACTATCACTCAACAGTTGGCAAAAAATGCCTACCTTTCTCAGGACCAAACCGTTGAACGGAAGGCCAAGGAGTTTTTCCTAGCCTTAGAGTTAACAAAGAAATATAGCAAGGAGCAAATCCTTACTATGTACCTCAATAACGCCTACTTTGGAAATGGGGTATGGGGTGTTGAAGATGCAAGTAAGAAATATTTCGGTGTATCGGCTTCGCAACTAACGCTTGATCAGGCGGCCACTCTAGCAGGGATGCTCAAGGGACCAGAATTGTATAATCCATTAAATTCTGTTGAGACTTCGACCAACCGTAGGGATACTGTTTTGCAAAATATGGTTGCAGCGGGTTATATTGATAAAAATCAAGAGACCGAGGCGGCTGGAGTAGATATGGCTTCACAACTGCAAGATAAGTATGAAGGCAAAGTTTCGGATTATCGTTACCCGTCCTATTTTGATGCAGTTGTCAACGAAGCAGTTTCCAAGTACAATCTTACAGAAGAAGAGATTGTCAACAACGGCTATCGAATTTACACAGAGCTTGACCAAAACTACCAAGCAAACATGCAGGTTATTTATGAAAACACTTCGCTATTTCCAACAGCAGAAGACGGAACACATGCCGAATCAGGTAGTGTCGCTCTAGAACCCAAGACTGGTGGAGTGCGTGGAGTTGTTGGTCGTGTAGCTGGTGATGACAAACCAGGCTTCCGCAATTTTAACTATGCCACTCAGTCTAAGCGTAGCCCAGGCTCAACCATTAAACCTTTAGTCGTTTATACACCCGCAGTAGAAGCAGGATGGGCCTTGAACAAGCAACTGGATAATCATACGATGCAGTACAACAGTTATCAAGTAGACAACTATGCGGGCATTAAGACATCTCCAGAAGTACCTATGTATCAGGCCTTGGCAGAATCACTCAATCTACCGGCAGTTGCGACTGTAAATGAATTAGGTATTGACAAAGCTTTTGAGGCTGGGGAGAGATTTGGTCTGAATATGGAAAAAGTTGACCGAGTTCTTGGAGTTGCTCTTGGTGGAGGTGTGGAGACGAATCCTCTCCAGATGGCGCAAGCCTATGCAGCCTTTGCTAATGGAGGTTTGATGCCTGAAGCACATTTCATCACTCGTATTGAAAATGCCAGTGGTCAGGTCATCAAGAGTCATAAAAACTCCCAAAAACGAGTGATTGATAAGTCTGTAGCTGATAAAATGACCAGCATGATGTTGGGAACTTTTACAAATGGTACAGGAATTAGTTCGTCACCGGCAGATTATGTTATGGCTGGTAAAACAGGGACGACTGAAGCTGTTTTCAACCCAGAATATACCAGTGACCAATGGGTGATCGGCTATACTCCAGATGTTGTAATCAGCCACTGGCTCGGCTTCCCAACAACAGATGAGAACCATTATCTAGCAGGTTCTACCTCCAATGGCGCTGCCCATGTCTTTAGAAGTATGGCTAATACCATTTTGCCATACACTCCAGGTAGCACTTTTACAGTTGAGAATGCTTATAAACAAAATGGCATTGAACCAGAAAATACGAAAAAACAAGTTGTTGAAAATGAGACAAACCAGTCTGAGGATCCGATAGGAGATATTCGTAGTCGTGCACAAAATCTTGTAGATGAAGCAGGACGTGCGATTTCAGAAGCTAAAATAAAAGAAAAAGCCCAGACAATATGGGACTCAATCCTTAATCTATTTCGTTAA
- a CDS encoding RluA family pseudouridine synthase produces MQFTFTLPEALPQMTVKQFLEEQLLIPRKIRHFLRTKKNILINHEEVHWNEMVKPGDICQLTFDEEDYPKKEILWGNPDLVQEIYQDQHLIVVNKPEGMKTHGNQPNEIALLNHISAYVGQTCYVVHRLDMETSGLVLFAKNPFILPILNRLLEKKEIAREYWALVEGRVESKELVFQDKIGRDRHDRRKRVVDPKNGQYAETHISRLKQFPNKTSLVRCKLKTGRTHQIRVHLSHHKHPILGDPLYNSKSKTSRLMLHAFRFSFTHPLTLEKLSFTVLSDTFEKELKKNG; encoded by the coding sequence ATGCAATTCACATTTACATTACCCGAAGCCTTGCCTCAAATGACGGTCAAACAATTTCTAGAGGAACAACTCCTCATCCCTAGAAAAATCCGTCACTTTTTGAGAACCAAGAAGAACATCTTAATTAACCACGAAGAAGTTCACTGGAACGAGATGGTGAAACCAGGGGATATTTGCCAATTGACTTTTGACGAGGAAGATTATCCCAAAAAGGAAATACTTTGGGGAAATCCAGACCTCGTTCAAGAAATTTATCAAGACCAACATCTTATTGTCGTCAACAAACCTGAGGGTATGAAAACTCACGGTAATCAACCAAACGAAATCGCCCTTCTCAATCATATCTCTGCCTACGTTGGACAAACTTGCTATGTCGTTCATCGTCTAGATATGGAAACCAGCGGGCTAGTGCTTTTTGCTAAGAACCCTTTTATTCTTCCCATTCTTAATCGCTTGTTGGAGAAAAAAGAAATTGCTCGCGAGTACTGGGCACTCGTAGAAGGACGAGTAGAGAGTAAAGAACTTGTCTTTCAAGATAAAATCGGGCGCGATCGTCATGATCGCAGAAAACGAGTAGTAGATCCCAAAAATGGGCAATACGCTGAAACACATATCAGTCGATTAAAGCAATTCCCAAATAAGACTTCTCTGGTTCGTTGCAAGCTAAAGACCGGTCGAACGCATCAGATTCGTGTTCACCTCTCTCATCACAAGCATCCTATCTTGGGAGACCCTCTCTATAATAGTAAATCAAAAACAAGTCGGCTTATGCTTCATGCCTTTCGCTTTTCTTTTACCCATCCACTCACCTTAGAAAAATTGAGTTTCACTGTTCTATCGGATACTTTTGAAAAAGAATTAAAAAAGAATGGATGA
- the gap gene encoding type I glyceraldehyde-3-phosphate dehydrogenase codes for MVVKVGINGFGRIGRLAFRRIQNVEGVEVTRINDLTDPVMLAHLLKYDTTQGRFDGTVEVKEGGFEVNGKFVKVSAERDPEQIDWATDGVEIVLEATGFFAKKDAAEKHLKGGAKKVVITAPGGNDVKTIVFNTNHDVLDGTETVISGASCTTNCLAPMAKALQDNFGVVEGLMTTIHAYTGDQMILDGPHRGGDLRRARAGAANIVPNSTGAAKAIGLVIPELNGKLDGSAQRVPTPTGSVTELVAVLEKNVTVDEVNAAMKAASNESYGYTEDPIVSSDIVGMSYGSLFDATQTKVLDVDGKQLVKVVSWYDNEMSYTAQLVRTLEYFAKIAK; via the coding sequence ATGGTAGTTAAAGTTGGTATTAACGGTTTCGGACGTATCGGTCGTCTTGCTTTCCGCCGTATCCAAAACGTAGAAGGTGTTGAAGTTACTCGCATCAACGACCTTACAGATCCAGTTATGCTTGCACACTTGTTGAAATACGACACAACTCAAGGTCGTTTCGACGGTACTGTAGAAGTTAAAGAAGGTGGATTCGAAGTTAACGGTAAATTCGTTAAAGTTTCTGCTGAACGTGATCCAGAACAAATCGACTGGGCTACTGACGGTGTAGAAATCGTTCTTGAAGCAACTGGTTTCTTCGCTAAGAAAGATGCAGCTGAAAAACACCTTAAAGGTGGAGCTAAGAAAGTTGTTATCACTGCTCCTGGTGGAAACGATGTTAAAACAATCGTATTCAACACTAACCACGACGTTCTTGACGGTACTGAAACAGTTATCTCAGGTGCTTCATGTACTACAAACTGCTTGGCTCCAATGGCTAAAGCTCTTCAAGATAACTTCGGTGTTGTAGAAGGATTGATGACTACTATCCACGCTTACACTGGTGACCAAATGATCCTTGACGGACCACACCGTGGTGGTGATCTTCGCCGTGCTCGCGCTGGTGCTGCAAACATCGTTCCTAACTCAACTGGTGCTGCTAAAGCTATCGGTCTTGTAATCCCAGAATTGAACGGTAAACTTGACGGATCTGCACAACGCGTTCCAACTCCAACTGGATCAGTTACTGAATTGGTAGCAGTTCTTGAAAAGAACGTTACTGTTGATGAAGTAAACGCAGCTATGAAAGCAGCTTCAAACGAATCATACGGTTACACAGAAGATCCAATCGTATCTTCAGATATCGTAGGTATGTCTTACGGTTCATTGTTTGACGCAACTCAAACTAAAGTTCTTGACGTTGACGGTAAACAATTGGTTAAAGTTGTATCATGGTACGATAACGAAATGTCATACACTGCCCAACTTGTTCGTACTCTTGAATACTTTGCAAAAATCGCTAAATAA
- a CDS encoding TlpA family protein disulfide reductase yields MKLKYLLGVFSIVALFVIGYYFSNSVTQANTYNDRLPVFVHEDSEQIIHKLVRKKEGIYYFGFPTCPWCVELLPVFNEVLSEHKKTAFVVNVRDKNYTNRQNEVLEKFYKQYTGEDGLSVPFVVAIDKNANVKVHVGTVDDHDASKKRLTSVQKEELINVLSDLIR; encoded by the coding sequence TTGAAACTTAAATATTTACTGGGAGTGTTTTCGATAGTCGCACTGTTTGTAATTGGTTATTATTTTTCAAACTCAGTTACTCAAGCAAATACATATAACGATCGATTACCGGTATTTGTGCATGAAGATTCTGAACAAATTATACACAAGTTAGTTAGGAAAAAAGAAGGGATTTATTATTTTGGTTTCCCCACTTGTCCGTGGTGTGTAGAGTTATTGCCAGTTTTTAATGAAGTTTTATCAGAACATAAAAAGACGGCATTCGTTGTTAATGTAAGAGATAAAAACTATACAAATAGACAAAATGAGGTTCTAGAAAAATTTTATAAGCAGTACACAGGTGAGGATGGTTTATCCGTTCCTTTTGTAGTAGCTATTGATAAAAATGCAAATGTAAAAGTTCATGTGGGAACAGTAGATGATCATGATGCCAGCAAGAAGAGATTGACTTCTGTCCAAAAAGAAGAATTAATCAATGTTTTGAGTGATTTAATTAGATAA
- a CDS encoding metalloprotease family protein: MILTLGVLYIFSILGGLILHELLHIFIAHLLRYSPKLTFLPPLKFQVYYENRYQPLDNLLISIISPLFLVFIGFFIELNIYTIILKITCLLNLFNLIPITGDGEVIFLSLMQMIKKKRGKRIET, encoded by the coding sequence ATGATCTTGACATTAGGAGTATTATATATATTTTCTATTTTAGGTGGATTGATATTACACGAGTTACTCCATATTTTCATCGCGCATTTATTGAGATATAGTCCGAAACTAACTTTTTTGCCACCATTAAAATTTCAAGTATATTATGAAAATAGATATCAACCTTTGGATAATCTGCTTATATCGATTATTTCCCCGTTGTTTTTAGTCTTTATAGGATTTTTTATAGAATTAAATATATATACAATTATTTTAAAAATTACTTGTCTTTTAAATCTATTTAACTTGATACCAATTACAGGTGATGGAGAGGTTATTTTCTTATCTCTTATGCAGATGATAAAAAAGAAAAGAGGAAAAAGAATTGAAACTTAA
- a CDS encoding ATP-binding cassette domain-containing protein, with product MIEIKNLSKKYKNRIVLNDVTISFPEKGVTVIVGVNGSGKTTLMDCIVGMKSMDSGEIFVDSFSYSSDNYKSKLFYIPSDFYLPEFMTGIEYLHFILSRYVHSNRLLIPDFIDLFGLESAQNQLIESYSFGMKKKIQIIAALLSNAEYILCDEVFSGLDFETELLLTELLKVISKKSSIVLVSHNKLVVEKFSDNIYLMRNGKLSLFSGTAEDLVKKISLMESVYDKIQWIKTSFVSG from the coding sequence ATGATAGAAATAAAGAACCTGAGTAAGAAGTATAAAAATCGGATAGTGCTGAATGACGTAACAATATCTTTCCCTGAAAAAGGAGTGACTGTTATTGTTGGGGTCAACGGAAGTGGTAAGACAACATTGATGGATTGTATAGTAGGGATGAAGTCAATGGATTCGGGAGAGATTTTTGTCGATAGTTTTTCTTATAGTAGCGATAACTATAAATCAAAGTTATTCTATATTCCTTCTGACTTTTATCTTCCTGAGTTTATGACAGGTATAGAGTACTTACATTTTATTTTATCAAGATATGTTCATTCTAATCGATTGTTAATACCTGATTTTATTGATTTATTTGGGTTAGAATCAGCACAAAATCAGTTAATTGAAAGTTACTCATTTGGTATGAAGAAAAAAATTCAGATTATTGCAGCTCTTTTATCAAATGCTGAATATATATTATGTGATGAGGTTTTTAGCGGGTTGGATTTTGAAACGGAGTTACTGCTGACGGAATTGTTAAAAGTTATATCAAAGAAGTCAAGTATTGTATTGGTGTCACATAATAAGTTAGTTGTTGAAAAATTTTCAGATAATATATATTTGATGAGAAATGGTAAATTATCTCTATTTTCAGGGACTGCTGAAGATTTAGTAAAGAAAATTTCATTAATGGAGAGTGTTTATGATAAAATCCAATGGATTAAAACAAGTTTTGTTTCTGGTTGA
- a CDS encoding helix-turn-helix domain-containing protein, with product MNDLGEKVRLLREEKGLSRPVFCGDESELSVRQLVRIEKGEFRPTIKTLEYIADRLGIPSYVLMPDYKELPKRYQELKYFLLHHPDYGDKELQEQKEKYFDEIFECFYDDLPRDEKVVVDCLQAIDEVRATSNSLYGSSVIEGGLQDLLSRDVYKAEDLLKLRLYFNCQLMDGLNVGEIKESEHENILYFHDKLSSQVDKIKFDCLDLLRDSLLASLACIEIMGLFHYFKRAIDTLNKIGQKTRDFQKQPIVLMVEWKYYIQTDYETAKQKYEEAKMMARMFGNEKLVVSLDNEWTEDLERYR from the coding sequence ATGAATGATTTAGGGGAAAAGGTAAGACTCCTTAGAGAGGAGAAAGGTCTTAGTCGTCCAGTTTTTTGTGGAGATGAGTCAGAGTTATCCGTTCGTCAGTTGGTACGCATTGAAAAAGGAGAATTTCGTCCTACGATAAAAACACTAGAATACATTGCAGATAGGCTAGGCATTCCATCCTATGTCTTGATGCCAGACTACAAGGAGTTACCCAAGCGTTACCAAGAATTAAAATACTTTCTTCTTCATCATCCTGACTATGGAGACAAAGAGTTGCAGGAACAAAAGGAAAAATATTTTGATGAGATTTTTGAGTGTTTTTATGATGATTTGCCACGTGATGAGAAAGTGGTAGTGGATTGTCTTCAAGCCATAGATGAGGTGAGAGCGACTAGTAATTCCTTATACGGGAGCAGTGTGATTGAGGGCGGTCTTCAAGACTTACTATCCAGAGATGTATATAAAGCCGAGGACTTGTTGAAATTGAGACTGTATTTCAACTGTCAGTTAATGGATGGTTTAAATGTGGGTGAGATAAAAGAATCTGAGCATGAAAACATTCTTTATTTTCATGATAAACTAAGTTCTCAGGTTGATAAGATAAAGTTCGATTGTTTGGACTTGCTTAGAGATTCCTTGTTAGCTTCTTTAGCTTGTATAGAAATTATGGGGCTGTTTCATTATTTTAAGAGAGCAATTGACACCTTAAATAAAATAGGGCAGAAAACACGCGATTTTCAAAAACAACCAATTGTCTTGATGGTGGAGTGGAAATATTATATTCAGACGGATTATGAAACAGCAAAACAAAAGTATGAAGAAGCAAAAATGATGGCGAGAATGTTTGGCAATGAGAAATTAGTCGTTAGTTTAGACAATGAATGGACCGAGGATCTAGAAAGATATCGTTAA